AAATACCCGAAGATCTGCTGGCGAACCCGCCGATCCGCATTTTCGGATCCGGAAGTTCCGTCGGGAAAAACACGTACCTCTACAGGAAACTGTTCGACGTGGACTACGAGATCGCCTGGAACGAGGTCGTTCTCGACTTCCGGACGAACCTCCTGTCGGGAAGACTGATGGCGGAAACGCACTTTGACAGGGGGCTCGCGACGATGAAAACCCGTCACGGTTTCGTTTCCCGATCCGCCATCGGCCGATGACCCGGGCGGCGGGTGGAATATTGCTGGTAGTACTCCGGCCACCCGAGCAGCCAGAACAGCCCCAAGACCGCCGTGACAACGACCCCCAACCGGATGTGACTTCGAAGGCTCACCGTAACCTCAGCTTCGCGGTTCGATCCGCGACCGGTGGTCAGGCCGTTCCATTCCGGACTTCCGTTCGCTGATCCGGATCTTTGCCGTATCCCCCGGCCGCCCAACCTGGTGCGGGCGATCCGGCGTAAGCACGTGCCAACGGTCGCGGGCTACCGGTCCAGAACGCTCAGCTCGAACACGACCCGTCCCCACCCGCCGCACCGGATTCCCACGTCGAGGCAGGCGGATCGGCGGAACCGCATCCCGTTGGGGTCGACGCCGGCCAGGAACAGCTCGTTCGCCGCGTAAACCAGCGGAGCGGCGGCGTGGACGGCGTACACGCACACCTTGTCCGGGGACTTTTTCGTCAGGAGGTTCCCGGCGCCGTCGAAGACAAGCCTGTCTCCGACCTTGTGCCCGCTGTTGCACCCGTGGGAATCCACGACTTCCAGGACGATGGTCTTCCCGGCCAGGGCCGGGGCTTTCGAAAGGACATCGTCGTTCCGCGGATTCTCCCGAAACATCTTCATCTCCTCG
Above is a genomic segment from Deltaproteobacteria bacterium containing:
- a CDS encoding TIGR04076 family protein yields the protein MGIKEKAWDAIKWKVMQSRLGYSDEEMKMFRENPRNDDVLSKAPALAGKTIVLEVVDSHGCNSGHKVGDRLVFDGAGNLLTKKSPDKVCVYAVHAAAPLVYAANELFLAGVDPNGMRFRRSACLDVGIRCGGWGRVVFELSVLDR